One Bartonella kosoyi DNA segment encodes these proteins:
- a CDS encoding tail protein X, translated as MSDLYVTKEGDMVDAICWRYYAKGQQALAVEHVYAANFGLADYGPILKAGITIVLPILPYPKATPVIRIWGSQS; from the coding sequence ATGAGTGATCTTTACGTGACAAAAGAAGGCGATATGGTTGATGCCATTTGCTGGAGATATTATGCCAAGGGTCAACAAGCTCTTGCTGTTGAACACGTTTATGCAGCAAATTTTGGTCTTGCAGACTATGGACCGATTTTAAAAGCAGGCATCACAATCGTTTTGCCAATCCTCCCCTATCCCAAAGCCACACCGGTGATTAGAATTTGGGGCAGCCAATCATGA
- a CDS encoding contractile injection system protein, VgrG/Pvc8 family, with protein sequence MKPFCTVMANGEDITRILMDYVLSIEITDEAEDKSDRITIELDDRARESDNGFLDIPLIGTIISVTLGYEGGKNRDMGAYLIDEISVSSPPQSLSVTGRAASMNTSYRTPKSQSYHQQTLGNIIQEIAQRNGYTPKVDPALAKIVVRHIDQTSESDMAFATRLAEDYDAVAKPVDGKLVLAKRGEGKAITGETLPVVVIHEKQCTSWDFKYSARDEAGAANGLATDAGDDQKAAADAREPEEVDDSEDVIHMDKSDAPNLPKAETEAKTPENQEQEEEKKGGVLATYHDIRTGEKKEVKVGQAPFHELKYTYHNQSEAVAAIAAYRNKSSRGKSSFSCDIGGDPFVQAEAKLVHEPPFRPYIPAEWRIKSVKHKLDKTGGYTTKIDCELFDETQEDAAKNVANTTPDKDDTLDPNAPPNACDEGEGVIHMDEEDR encoded by the coding sequence ATGAAACCTTTTTGCACAGTAATGGCAAATGGAGAAGATATTACACGCATACTTATGGACTATGTTTTGTCGATTGAAATTACGGATGAAGCAGAAGATAAAAGCGACCGCATCACCATAGAACTTGATGACCGCGCGCGTGAGAGCGACAATGGCTTTCTTGATATTCCTCTCATCGGAACAATCATTTCTGTCACACTTGGCTATGAAGGCGGTAAAAATCGGGATATGGGAGCCTATCTGATTGATGAAATCTCTGTAAGCAGCCCCCCACAAAGCTTAAGCGTGACAGGACGCGCCGCCTCCATGAACACGTCTTATAGAACACCCAAAAGCCAATCCTATCACCAGCAAACCCTTGGCAATATCATTCAAGAGATAGCACAGCGCAATGGCTATACCCCCAAAGTTGATCCTGCTCTTGCAAAAATTGTTGTGCGTCACATTGATCAAACTTCTGAGAGCGATATGGCTTTTGCCACACGCCTTGCAGAAGACTATGATGCGGTAGCAAAACCCGTTGATGGCAAGCTTGTTTTGGCTAAACGGGGTGAAGGCAAAGCCATCACTGGTGAAACACTGCCCGTCGTTGTCATCCATGAAAAACAATGTACCTCTTGGGATTTTAAATACAGTGCACGCGATGAAGCAGGTGCCGCCAATGGCTTAGCAACAGATGCAGGAGATGACCAAAAAGCCGCCGCTGATGCACGAGAACCAGAAGAAGTTGATGACAGCGAAGATGTGATCCATATGGATAAAAGTGACGCCCCCAATTTGCCTAAAGCAGAGACGGAAGCCAAAACACCTGAAAATCAAGAGCAAGAAGAAGAGAAAAAGGGCGGTGTACTTGCCACCTATCATGATATCCGCACTGGTGAAAAAAAGGAAGTCAAGGTTGGTCAAGCACCGTTTCATGAACTCAAATACACCTACCACAATCAATCAGAAGCTGTTGCGGCTATTGCTGCTTATCGCAACAAATCATCACGTGGGAAATCTTCTTTCTCATGTGATATTGGTGGTGATCCCTTTGTGCAAGCAGAAGCAAAGCTTGTTCATGAGCCCCCTTTCCGCCCCTATATTCCAGCAGAATGGCGCATCAAAAGCGTCAAACACAAGCTTGATAAAACAGGTGGTTACACCACAAAAATAGATTGTGAACTTTTTGATGAAACCCAAGAAGACGCTGCAAAAAACGTAGCCAATACCACACCAGATAAAGATGATACCCTTGATCCAAACGCCCCACCTAACGCATGTGATGAAGGCGAAGGCGTTATCCATATGGACGAGGAAGA